TCCGCCAGGAAGGTGCCAACGCGTTCCACCGCGCCGTGCGGGCATGGCTGCGCGAACAAATTTTTCAACGCACGGGCATCCTGTTGGCGCCCAACGACCCTCCTGAACGGGTGCAGCAACTTTTGCAAAGCAAAGGCGTGAGTGAAACCGCCGCACGGTTCGTGCGGGATGTGTGGGAACGAACCGCCACTGTTCAATCGCCCGACGAAGCCGTCCACCTGTTGCGTCAAGCCGCAGAAACGCCCAACCGTCTTTAAGGGCGGGGCTGCTCGTGTGCGGGGTTGATAAAGCGATTGAGCGCGCTGGCACGCATCGGCGACAAGTGCGCGGGCGTGTGGCAGAATGAGCGTGGGCACAGCGGCGCGCAGCGGAGCCGGCAAGTCGTTGCCCAAGGAGGTGGCGGCTATGGCGCTACACCTCAATGACATCCTGACGGAGTTGGTGCAACGGGACGGGAGCGACCTGCATTTGAAAGTGGGGCAGCCGCCTTTTTTCCGTGTGCATGGACGACTCACCCGCACCGATTACCCGACCCTTACCCCTGACCTCATCCGCGAACTGATCTACGCCATCTTGACAGACGAGCAAATTCGTCGGCTTGAGGAACGGCGCGAACTGGACATGGCGTATGAGTTGCCAAACATCAGCCGGTTTCGGGTGAACCTCTTTCACCAACAGGGCTATTTGGGCGGGGTTTTTCGGGTGATCCCCAGCCGCATCCGCACGATAGACGATTTGGGGTTACCGCAGGTGCTCAAGCAAATCGCGTTGCTGCGACGCGGGTTGGTGCTGGTGACCGGTCCGACAGGGTCAGGTAAGACGACGACTTTAGCCGCTATCGTAGATTACATCAACGAACACCGACGCGCCCACATCATCACCATTGAAGAGCCGATTGAGTATTGGCACGACGACAAATTGGCGTCCATCACCCAACGCGAGGTGGGAGCGGACACCGAAAGTTTCGCCGAAGCGCTGCGCCATGTCATGCGTCAAAACCCCGATGTCATCCTCGTCGGCGAAATGCGGGACTTGGAGACCATCGCCCTCGCCATCACCGCCGCCGAAACCGGGCACTTGGTCTTCAGCACCGTCCACACCATTGACGCGCCGCAAACGATTGACCGCATCATTGACGCTTTTGACCCTGACCGCCAACCGCAGGTGCGGGTGCAACTGTCCACGACTTTGCAGGCGGTCATCTCGCAGCAGTTGGTGCCGCGTTGTGACCGCCCTGGACGGGTGGCGGCGATGGAAATCATGATCGTCACCCCGGCGGTGCGCTCCCTTATCCGGCAAGGACGCACCGACCAAATTTACAGCCACATCAAAGCCGGGTCCGAGATCGGGTGTCAGATGCTGGACGACCACCTGTTCCAATTGGTCAAGGACGGCGTCGTCAGTTTTGAAGACGCCTTTATGAAGTGCAGCAACCCGACGGAGTTCAAGGCACGCATGCTGGACGCCGGTTTAATTACTGCGGAGCAAGCCGCCGCGTTCGCGACGATGTAACCCGACCGGTGGAGGTGAACCGGTGTGGCAGCGACGATGACGCTGGACGATATCCTCCGCGTCGCCTTGCAGCGCAACTGCTCCGATGTGCACCTGAAAGCCGGTGCGCCACCGATGTTTCGCCTCTACGGTGAACTTTACAAAGCCAACGCGCCACCGCTGACGCCGGACGATGTCCGTCGGTTGGCTTACAGCACCTTGACGCCGGAGCAAATCGCGCAATTTGAGCGACGGCGCGAATTAGATTTCGCGTTCACCGCTGCCGATGGGGTACGCGTTCGCGCCAACTTGGCGCTTCAGCGCAACACGCCCGTCGCGTTCTACCGGCTCATTCCGCCACGCATCCCGTCCTTTGAGGAGTTAGGGTTACCATCCATCGTGCGCTACTTTTGTGAGCGCCCGCGCGGGATCGTCTTGGTGACGGGTCCTGCAGGTGCGGGCAAAACGACGACGCTT
This sequence is a window from bacterium HR17. Protein-coding genes within it:
- the pilT_2 gene encoding Twitching mobility protein, which gives rise to MALHLNDILTELVQRDGSDLHLKVGQPPFFRVHGRLTRTDYPTLTPDLIRELIYAILTDEQIRRLEERRELDMAYELPNISRFRVNLFHQQGYLGGVFRVIPSRIRTIDDLGLPQVLKQIALLRRGLVLVTGPTGSGKTTTLAAIVDYINEHRRAHIITIEEPIEYWHDDKLASITQREVGADTESFAEALRHVMRQNPDVILVGEMRDLETIALAITAAETGHLVFSTVHTIDAPQTIDRIIDAFDPDRQPQVRVQLSTTLQAVISQQLVPRCDRPGRVAAMEIMIVTPAVRSLIRQGRTDQIYSHIKAGSEIGCQMLDDHLFQLVKDGVVSFEDAFMKCSNPTEFKARMLDAGLITAEQAAAFATM